A window from Pseudomonas sp. MRSN 12121 encodes these proteins:
- a CDS encoding calcium:proton antiporter: MFTSLKQESFLLLALLAALVAYPLEHALLGSGQGVALAAGLVLIGFIVAASMRVAHHAELLAEKVGDPYGTMILTLAAVLVEVVILAIMMSNEASPTLVRDTIYSAVMLDINGILGLAALMGGIKHGEQAYNDDSARSYSVMILTAMGVSMVVPEFIPESKWKLYSAFTIGAMVLLYTLFLRMQVGAHSYFFSYSYPEKRRKKESAQDQPAPVSLAFSIAALVFGVVLIGALAEVMSKTLDLGLEGTGAPPVITAILVAAISAAPEILTALRAALANRMQSVVNIALGASLSTVILTVPVMEAMALYTGQPFQMAMTPVQTVMIFITLIVSAINLNDGETNAIEGMTHFVLFATFIMLSLLGL, translated from the coding sequence ATGTTCACTTCACTCAAGCAAGAAAGTTTTCTGTTGCTGGCGCTGCTCGCGGCGCTGGTCGCCTACCCGCTGGAACATGCGCTGCTCGGCAGCGGGCAGGGCGTGGCCCTGGCCGCGGGGTTGGTGCTGATCGGCTTCATCGTCGCCGCCTCGATGCGTGTTGCCCATCACGCCGAACTGCTGGCGGAAAAGGTCGGCGACCCCTACGGCACCATGATCCTGACCCTCGCCGCGGTGCTGGTGGAGGTGGTGATCCTGGCGATCATGATGAGCAACGAAGCCTCGCCGACCCTGGTGCGCGACACCATCTATTCGGCGGTGATGCTCGACATCAACGGCATTCTCGGCCTGGCCGCGCTGATGGGCGGGATCAAGCATGGCGAGCAGGCCTACAACGACGATTCGGCGCGTTCCTATAGCGTGATGATCCTCACCGCCATGGGCGTGTCGATGGTGGTGCCGGAGTTCATTCCCGAGTCGAAATGGAAGCTCTATTCGGCCTTCACCATTGGCGCCATGGTGCTGTTGTACACCCTGTTCCTGCGCATGCAGGTCGGCGCCCACAGCTACTTCTTCAGCTACAGCTACCCGGAAAAACGGCGCAAGAAAGAGTCGGCGCAAGATCAGCCGGCGCCGGTCAGCCTGGCGTTCTCCATCGCCGCCCTGGTGTTCGGCGTGGTGTTGATCGGCGCCTTGGCGGAAGTGATGTCCAAGACCCTCGACCTGGGCCTGGAAGGCACGGGCGCGCCGCCGGTGATCACGGCGATCCTGGTGGCGGCGATTTCCGCGGCGCCGGAAATCCTCACGGCCTTGCGCGCGGCGTTAGCCAACCGCATGCAGTCGGTGGTCAATATCGCGCTGGGCGCGTCGCTGTCGACGGTGATTCTGACGGTGCCGGTGATGGAGGCCATGGCGCTCTATACCGGCCAGCCGTTCCAGATGGCCATGACCCCGGTGCAGACGGTCATGATCTTCATCACCCTGATCGTCAGCGCGATCAACCTCAACGACGGTGAGACCAACGCCATCGAGGGCATGACTCACTTCGTGCTGTTCGCGACCTTCATCATGTTGTCGCTGTTGGGCCTTTAA
- a CDS encoding SUMF1/EgtB/PvdO family nonheme iron enzyme, with amino-acid sequence MKQRYGLALCIVLLISGCGQRGTAGPASKALSPEKVAGIASTIQHKYPELSPHLRDAVLNTVVRAMDNMVLIEGGEFQMGDFGWPRGFDPQALCQWPCGVDPANMERISLDVDDDFVHPVKLSSYYLSSLQTTLGDFDLFFLAQGKPPFDADLRKREDMKHLYRENLPAPASRKWQEAKDYCGWLAELSGYPVDLPTEAQWEYAARNRGQPVMFATDNGNLDYGRNFPAPDDNQTFAVDRFVPNPLGLYNLTGNASEWVNDWYDKHYYRESPVENPQGPATGISRAQRGANNEFANDPTFSPSASTVRRWRWGALAAWNAPGVSFRCAIQSAQPL; translated from the coding sequence GTGAAACAAAGGTACGGACTGGCACTCTGCATCGTGCTGCTGATTTCAGGCTGTGGGCAACGGGGAACCGCAGGCCCGGCCAGCAAGGCGCTGTCACCCGAAAAAGTGGCTGGCATTGCGTCGACCATCCAGCACAAATACCCGGAGCTTTCCCCACACCTGCGCGATGCCGTGCTCAACACGGTCGTGCGTGCAATGGACAACATGGTGCTGATTGAAGGGGGCGAATTCCAGATGGGGGATTTCGGCTGGCCCCGTGGCTTCGACCCACAGGCCCTGTGCCAATGGCCCTGTGGCGTGGATCCGGCAAACATGGAGCGGATCAGCCTCGACGTCGATGACGACTTCGTCCACCCCGTCAAATTGAGCAGCTATTACCTGTCCTCGCTGCAAACCACCCTGGGCGATTTCGATCTGTTCTTCCTGGCGCAAGGCAAGCCGCCATTCGACGCTGATCTGCGCAAGCGCGAAGACATGAAGCATCTCTACCGGGAGAACCTGCCCGCACCGGCTTCACGAAAATGGCAAGAGGCCAAGGATTATTGTGGCTGGCTGGCCGAGCTCAGCGGCTATCCCGTCGATCTTCCGACCGAGGCCCAATGGGAATATGCGGCGCGCAATCGCGGCCAGCCGGTCATGTTCGCGACCGACAACGGCAATCTGGACTACGGCCGCAACTTTCCGGCCCCGGACGACAACCAAACCTTCGCCGTGGACAGGTTTGTGCCCAATCCGCTTGGCCTCTACAACCTCACCGGCAACGCCAGTGAATGGGTCAACGACTGGTACGACAAGCACTACTATCGCGAGTCTCCCGTGGAGAACCCGCAAGGGCCTGCAACAGGCATTTCTCGGGCGCAGCGTGGCGCCAACAACGAGTTTGCCAATGACCCGACCTTTTCGCCTTCGGCCAGCACCGTCCGCCGTTGGCGCTGGGGGGCACTGGCGGCCTGGAATGCCCCCGGCGTCAGCTTTCGCTGCGCCATCCAGTCCGCCCAACCGCTTTAA
- a CDS encoding 8-oxoguanine deaminase: MPATRTWLKNPLAIFTGNALDARGGLVVQHGLIVEVLGAGQQPAQPCGQVFDAREHVLLPGLINTHHHFYQTLTRAWAPVVNQPLFPWLKTLYPVWARLTPEKLALATKVALAELLLSGCTTAADHHYLFPDGLENAIDVQVESVRELGMRAMLTRGSMSLGEQDGGLPPQQTVQEGQVILDDSQRLIHRYHERGDGAQIQIALAPCSPFSVTPEIMSASAELANTLDVRLHTHLAETLDEEDFCLQRFGLRTVDYLDSVGWLGPRTWLAHGIHFNPDEIARLGAAGTGICHCPSSNMRLASGICPTLELIDAGAPLGLGVDGSASNDASNMILETRQALYLQRLRYGAEKITPALVLGWATRGSAQLLGRSDIGELSVGKQADLALFKLDELRFSGSHDPLSALLLCGADRADRVMIGGTWRVIDGQVEGLDLKHLIADHSQAARQLIAGT; encoded by the coding sequence ATGCCTGCGACCCGTACCTGGTTAAAGAATCCCCTCGCCATCTTCACCGGCAATGCCCTCGACGCCCGTGGCGGCCTGGTCGTGCAACACGGCCTGATCGTCGAAGTGCTCGGCGCCGGCCAGCAACCCGCCCAGCCCTGTGGACAAGTGTTCGATGCCCGCGAGCATGTGCTGCTGCCGGGGCTGATCAATACCCACCATCATTTCTATCAAACCCTGACCCGCGCCTGGGCGCCGGTGGTCAACCAGCCGCTGTTCCCCTGGCTAAAGACCCTGTACCCGGTCTGGGCCCGGCTGACCCCGGAAAAACTCGCCCTGGCGACCAAAGTGGCGCTGGCCGAGTTGCTGCTGTCGGGCTGCACCACCGCCGCGGACCATCACTATCTGTTCCCCGACGGCCTGGAAAACGCCATCGACGTGCAGGTCGAAAGCGTGCGCGAACTGGGCATGCGCGCCATGCTCACCCGGGGTTCGATGAGCCTTGGCGAACAGGACGGCGGCCTGCCGCCGCAACAGACGGTGCAAGAAGGCCAGGTGATTCTCGATGACAGTCAGCGCCTGATCCACCGTTACCACGAGCGTGGCGACGGCGCGCAGATCCAGATCGCCCTGGCGCCCTGCTCGCCGTTCTCGGTGACCCCGGAAATCATGTCGGCCAGCGCCGAGCTGGCGAACACGCTCGATGTGCGCCTGCACACGCACCTCGCCGAGACACTCGACGAAGAAGACTTCTGCCTGCAACGTTTCGGCCTGCGCACCGTGGACTACCTGGACAGCGTCGGCTGGCTCGGCCCGCGCACCTGGCTGGCCCACGGCATCCACTTCAACCCCGATGAAATCGCCCGTCTGGGCGCTGCCGGCACCGGCATCTGCCATTGCCCGAGTTCCAACATGCGCCTGGCCTCGGGCATCTGCCCCACCCTGGAGCTGATCGATGCCGGGGCTCCGCTGGGCCTGGGCGTGGACGGTTCGGCCTCCAACGACGCCTCCAACATGATCCTCGAGACCCGCCAAGCCCTGTACCTGCAGCGCCTGCGTTACGGCGCCGAGAAGATCACCCCGGCGTTGGTGCTGGGCTGGGCCACCCGGGGCTCGGCACAGTTGCTGGGGCGCAGCGATATTGGCGAGCTGAGCGTGGGCAAGCAGGCCGACCTGGCGTTGTTCAAGCTCGATGAACTGCGCTTCTCCGGCAGCCATGATCCGCTTTCGGCGCTGCTGTTGTGCGGCGCGGATCGGGCGGATCGGGTCATGATCGGCGGCACGTGGCGGGTGATTGATGGCCAAGTCGAAGGGCTGGACCTGAAACACCTGATCGCCGATCACAGCCAGGCGGCCCGCCAGTTGATTGCCGGCACCTGA
- a CDS encoding SDR family oxidoreductase: MSKAKTALIIGASRGLGLGLVQRLLDDGWQVTATVRNPHKAEALQALGKVQIEQLDMDDQQAVIALAHKLKDQVFDLLFVNAGVKGPDNQLPGHATQAEVGQLFFTNAVAPINLAQRFVGQIRQDSGVLAFMSSVLGSVTMPDAPELALYKASKAALNSMTNSFVTQLEQKLTVLSLHPGWVKTDMGGEGADIDVETSTRGLIEQINAYTGKGGHHFVNYKGETIPW, translated from the coding sequence ATGTCCAAGGCAAAAACCGCTCTGATCATCGGCGCTTCCCGGGGCCTGGGCCTCGGCCTGGTCCAGCGCCTGCTCGACGACGGCTGGCAGGTCACTGCCACCGTGCGCAACCCGCACAAGGCCGAGGCCCTGCAAGCCCTGGGCAAGGTGCAGATCGAACAACTGGACATGGACGATCAGCAAGCCGTGATCGCCCTCGCCCACAAGCTCAAGGATCAGGTGTTCGACCTGCTGTTCGTCAATGCCGGGGTCAAGGGCCCGGACAACCAGTTGCCGGGCCACGCGACCCAGGCCGAAGTCGGCCAGCTGTTCTTCACCAACGCCGTGGCCCCGATCAACCTGGCCCAGCGCTTTGTCGGGCAGATCCGCCAGGACAGCGGCGTGCTGGCGTTCATGAGTTCGGTGCTGGGCAGCGTGACCATGCCCGACGCGCCGGAGCTGGCGTTGTACAAGGCCAGCAAGGCGGCGCTGAATTCCATGACCAACAGCTTCGTGACCCAGCTCGAGCAGAAACTCACTGTGTTATCGCTGCACCCGGGCTGGGTGAAGACCGACATGGGCGGCGAAGGCGCCGACATCGACGTGGAAACCAGCACCCGCGGCCTGATCGAGCAGATCAATGCCTACACCGGCAAAGGCGGGCACCACTTCGTCAACTACAAGGGCGAGACCATTCCCTGGTAA
- a CDS encoding ABC transporter permease: protein MDIDLLSNIFYAMIRCGTPLLLVALGELICEKSGVLNLGQEGMMLFGAVIGFIVALNSGNLWLGVLLAMLAGMLLSALFALVALVFNANQVATGLALTIFGVGLSSFVGASWVGKPLAGFEPMAIPLLSEIPLIGRMLFAQDLLVYLSFALFALVAWVILKSRVGLIIQAVGESPDAASAMGLPVLRVRTLAVLFGGAMAGLAGAYLSLAYTPMWAENMSAGRGWIALALVVFASWRVWRLLLGAYLFGLASILHLVAQGLGLAIPANLLAMLPYAATILVLVLLSRDALRTRLYAPVSLGQPWQAGH, encoded by the coding sequence ATGGATATCGATCTGTTGAGCAATATTTTCTACGCCATGATCCGCTGCGGCACGCCGCTGCTGCTGGTGGCCCTGGGCGAACTGATCTGCGAAAAGAGCGGCGTCCTCAACCTCGGCCAGGAAGGCATGATGCTGTTTGGCGCGGTGATCGGTTTTATCGTCGCCCTGAACAGCGGCAATCTGTGGCTCGGCGTGCTGCTGGCGATGCTCGCCGGGATGCTGCTGTCGGCGCTGTTCGCCCTGGTGGCGCTGGTGTTCAACGCCAATCAGGTGGCCACCGGCCTGGCTCTGACCATCTTTGGCGTCGGGCTGTCGAGTTTCGTCGGCGCCAGCTGGGTCGGTAAACCCCTGGCCGGCTTCGAGCCCATGGCGATTCCGCTGCTGAGCGAAATCCCGCTGATCGGACGCATGCTGTTTGCCCAGGACCTGCTGGTCTACCTGTCCTTTGCCCTGTTCGCCCTGGTGGCCTGGGTGATCCTGAAAAGCCGGGTCGGCCTGATCATCCAGGCGGTCGGCGAAAGCCCCGACGCCGCCAGCGCCATGGGCCTGCCGGTGCTGCGGGTGCGGACGCTCGCGGTGCTGTTCGGCGGCGCCATGGCCGGCCTGGCCGGGGCTTACCTGTCCCTGGCCTACACACCGATGTGGGCCGAGAACATGAGCGCCGGGCGCGGCTGGATCGCCCTGGCGCTGGTGGTGTTCGCCAGCTGGCGCGTGTGGCGCCTGCTGCTCGGCGCCTACCTGTTCGGCCTGGCCAGCATCCTGCACCTGGTCGCCCAGGGCCTGGGGCTGGCGATTCCGGCCAACCTGCTGGCCATGCTGCCCTATGCCGCGACCATCCTGGTGCTGGTGCTGCTGTCCCGGGACGCCTTGCGCACCCGCCTGTACGCGCCGGTGTCCCTGGGCCAGCCCTGGCAGGCGGGGCATTAA
- a CDS encoding ABC transporter permease, whose protein sequence is MLLSLEPRGQQSRLMLWCSPLLAAVLTLGCGSLLFIALGHDPLQTLHTLLIAPISDLYGVSELLVKALPILLCALGLAVAYQARIWNIGAEGQLLLGALAGSALAVHLIDLQSRWALVLILLTGTLAGAAWAGLTAWLRTHFNANEILTSIMLNYIALNLLLYCVHGPLKDPGGFNFPESAMFGDASRLPLLLEDGRVHAGVYFALLALVAVWVLLQKSFVGFQIKVLGLDKRAAGFVGFREKRLIWLALLISGGLAGLAGVCEVTGPIGQLVPQVSPGYGYAAITVAFLGRLHPIGILFSSLLMALLYIGGENAQMSLNLPQAITQLFQGMMLFFLLASDVLILYRPRLNLRWTRRLATSSVQAGAL, encoded by the coding sequence ATGCTGCTTTCACTCGAACCCCGCGGCCAGCAATCGCGCCTGATGCTCTGGTGCTCGCCGCTGCTGGCCGCGGTCCTGACCCTGGGCTGCGGCTCGCTGCTGTTCATCGCCCTGGGCCACGATCCGCTGCAAACCTTGCACACCTTGCTGATTGCCCCGATCAGCGACCTGTATGGCGTCTCCGAACTGCTGGTCAAGGCGCTGCCGATCCTGCTCTGTGCCCTCGGCCTGGCCGTGGCGTATCAGGCGCGAATCTGGAACATCGGCGCCGAAGGCCAATTGCTGCTCGGCGCGCTGGCCGGCAGCGCGCTGGCGGTGCACCTCATCGACCTGCAAAGCCGCTGGGCGCTGGTGCTGATCCTGCTCACCGGAACCCTGGCCGGCGCCGCCTGGGCCGGCCTCACCGCCTGGCTGCGCACGCACTTCAATGCCAATGAAATCCTCACCAGCATCATGCTCAACTACATCGCCCTGAACCTGCTGCTGTACTGCGTGCACGGGCCGCTGAAAGACCCGGGCGGGTTCAACTTCCCCGAGTCGGCGATGTTCGGCGACGCCAGCCGCCTGCCGCTGCTCCTGGAAGATGGCCGGGTGCACGCCGGGGTGTATTTCGCCTTGCTGGCCCTGGTAGCGGTGTGGGTGCTGCTACAAAAGAGCTTCGTCGGGTTCCAGATCAAGGTGCTGGGCCTGGACAAGCGCGCCGCCGGCTTTGTCGGTTTTCGCGAAAAGCGCCTGATCTGGCTGGCGCTGCTGATCAGCGGTGGGCTGGCCGGTCTGGCCGGGGTGTGCGAAGTCACCGGCCCCATCGGCCAACTGGTGCCCCAGGTGTCGCCCGGCTACGGCTATGCGGCAATCACCGTGGCCTTTCTCGGCCGCCTGCACCCCATCGGCATCCTGTTTTCCAGCCTGCTGATGGCGTTGCTGTACATCGGTGGCGAAAACGCGCAGATGAGCCTCAACCTGCCACAAGCCATCACTCAGTTGTTCCAGGGCATGATGCTGTTCTTCCTGCTGGCCAGTGACGTGCTGATTCTCTATCGGCCGCGCCTGAACCTGCGCTGGACACGTCGCCTCGCCACCTCTTCCGTACAGGCAGGAGCGCTGTGA
- a CDS encoding ABC transporter ATP-binding protein produces the protein MPNPVPDATPRLQLCRITKRYPGCLANDGIDLSIQPGEIHALLGENGAGKSTLMKIIYGVTQADSGELIWQGQRQLMRNPAQARSLGIGMVFQHFSLFETLTVAQNIALAMGAAAGTPKQLEPKIRQVSQRYGMALEPERLVHSLSIGERQRVEIVRCLMQDIRLLILDEPTSVLTPQEADELFVTLRRLASEGCSILFISHKLGEVRALCHNATVLRGGRVAGHCVPAQCSDQELARLMVGEAAGLITDYPKARGGNAFLQVRKLSWPNPDPFGCSLKDIDLDVRSGEIVGIAGVAGNGQDELLALLSGEQRLGRTQADTLRFAGQAVAHLRPDARRGLGLAFVPAERLGHGAVPELSLADNALLTAFQQGLVSKGLIQRGKVLALAEDIIRRFAVKTPDSQTAARSLSGGNLQKFILGREILQRPRLLIAAHPTWGVDVGAAATIHRALVALRDAGAAILVISEDLDELFQISDRLAALCGGRLSALKATADTSLIEVGGWMAGQFDTPVHLSAQPA, from the coding sequence ATGCCAAACCCCGTCCCCGATGCGACACCCCGCCTGCAACTGTGCAGGATCACCAAACGGTATCCCGGCTGCCTGGCCAACGACGGGATCGACCTGAGCATCCAGCCCGGGGAGATCCATGCCCTGCTCGGGGAAAACGGCGCCGGCAAAAGCACCCTGATGAAGATCATCTACGGGGTGACCCAGGCCGACTCGGGCGAGCTGATCTGGCAGGGGCAGCGTCAACTGATGCGCAATCCGGCCCAGGCGCGCAGCCTGGGGATCGGCATGGTGTTCCAGCATTTCTCGCTGTTCGAGACCCTGACCGTGGCGCAGAACATCGCCCTGGCCATGGGCGCCGCAGCCGGCACGCCGAAGCAACTGGAGCCGAAGATCCGCCAGGTCTCGCAACGCTACGGCATGGCCCTGGAGCCGGAACGCCTGGTGCACAGCCTGTCCATCGGCGAGCGCCAGCGGGTGGAGATCGTGCGCTGCCTGATGCAGGACATCCGCCTGCTGATCCTCGACGAACCGACTTCGGTGCTGACACCGCAAGAGGCCGACGAACTGTTCGTCACCCTGCGCCGCCTGGCCAGCGAGGGCTGCAGCATTCTGTTCATCAGCCACAAGCTCGGCGAAGTCCGCGCCCTGTGCCACAACGCCACGGTGCTGCGCGGCGGCCGGGTGGCCGGGCACTGCGTACCCGCGCAATGTTCGGACCAGGAATTGGCGCGGCTGATGGTCGGCGAAGCCGCGGGCCTGATCACCGACTACCCCAAGGCCAGGGGCGGCAATGCCTTCCTGCAAGTCCGCAAGCTATCCTGGCCCAACCCGGATCCGTTCGGCTGCTCGCTCAAGGACATCGACCTGGACGTGCGCAGCGGAGAAATCGTCGGTATCGCCGGGGTCGCCGGCAACGGCCAGGACGAACTGCTGGCCCTGCTCAGCGGCGAACAGCGCCTTGGCCGCACCCAAGCCGACACCCTGCGCTTCGCCGGGCAAGCCGTCGCCCACCTGCGCCCCGACGCCCGTCGTGGCCTGGGCCTGGCATTCGTCCCGGCCGAGCGCCTGGGCCACGGCGCCGTGCCGGAACTGAGCCTGGCGGACAACGCGCTGCTGACCGCCTTTCAGCAAGGCCTGGTGAGCAAAGGCCTGATTCAGCGCGGCAAGGTGCTGGCCCTGGCCGAAGACATCATCCGCCGCTTCGCGGTGAAAACCCCGGACAGCCAGACCGCCGCCCGCAGCCTGTCCGGCGGCAACCTGCAGAAATTCATCCTCGGCCGGGAAATCCTCCAGCGCCCCAGGCTGCTGATCGCCGCGCACCCGACCTGGGGCGTCGACGTCGGCGCCGCCGCGACTATCCACCGGGCCCTGGTGGCGCTGCGCGATGCGGGCGCGGCGATCCTGGTGATCTCCGAAGACCTCGATGAACTGTTCCAGATCAGCGATCGCCTGGCGGCCCTGTGCGGCGGTCGCCTGTCGGCGCTCAAGGCCACCGCCGACACCAGCCTGATCGAAGTCGGAGGCTGGATGGCCGGCCAGTTCGATACCCCCGTCCACTTGTCCGCCCAGCCCGCGTAA
- a CDS encoding YigZ family protein, with translation MPFTLAGLCEYREEIRKSRFIALAAPITSAAEAQAFIERHSDLNASHNCWAWKLADQYRSSDDGEPGGTAGRPILAAIEAQECDQVAVLVIRWYGGIQLGTGGLARAYGGSANKCLQGAERIELISRVALHCACSFSELALVKLRVADLGGLVVEEHFTANGVELQLALGESQIATLQGQLADLSRGRILLQR, from the coding sequence ATGCCCTTTACCCTCGCCGGCCTTTGCGAGTACCGCGAAGAGATTCGCAAAAGCCGCTTTATCGCCCTCGCCGCGCCGATCACCAGCGCGGCCGAGGCCCAAGCCTTTATCGAACGGCACAGCGACCTCAACGCGTCCCACAACTGCTGGGCCTGGAAACTTGCCGACCAATACCGCAGCAGCGATGACGGCGAACCCGGCGGCACTGCGGGACGACCGATTCTCGCGGCCATCGAGGCCCAGGAGTGCGATCAGGTCGCGGTACTGGTGATTCGCTGGTACGGCGGCATCCAACTGGGCACCGGCGGCCTGGCCCGCGCCTATGGCGGCAGCGCCAACAAGTGCCTGCAAGGCGCCGAGCGCATCGAGCTGATCAGCCGGGTCGCGCTGCACTGCGCCTGCAGCTTCAGCGAACTGGCCCTGGTCAAGCTGCGGGTCGCCGACCTGGGCGGATTGGTGGTCGAGGAGCATTTCACGGCCAATGGCGTGGAGCTGCAACTGGCGCTCGGTGAAAGCCAGATCGCCACTTTGCAGGGCCAACTGGCCGACCTGAGCCGCGGGCGCATCCTCTTGCAGCGCTGA
- a CDS encoding TetR/AcrR family transcriptional regulator — MTLEVPAHAGPHTAKPASRIRQKNEEAIIKAAEDEFARHGFKGTSMNTIAQNAGLPKANLHYYFTNKLGLYIAVLSNILEQWDSTFNTLTADDDPAEALTRYIRAKMEFSRRQPQASRIFAMEIISGGECLSEYFSQDYRAWFQGRAAVFQAWIDAGKMDPVDPVHLIFLLWGSTQHYADFATQICRVTGRSKLTKQDMEDAGNNLIRIILKGCGLKPAL; from the coding sequence ATGACCCTTGAAGTTCCAGCCCACGCCGGCCCTCACACCGCCAAGCCCGCCAGCCGCATTCGCCAGAAGAATGAAGAGGCGATCATCAAGGCCGCCGAAGACGAGTTCGCCCGCCACGGTTTCAAAGGCACCAGCATGAACACCATCGCGCAGAATGCCGGCCTGCCCAAAGCCAACCTGCACTACTACTTCACCAACAAGCTTGGGCTGTATATCGCGGTGTTGAGCAACATCCTCGAGCAGTGGGACAGCACCTTCAACACCCTGACCGCCGACGACGACCCGGCCGAAGCGCTGACCCGCTACATCCGCGCCAAGATGGAGTTCTCGCGGCGCCAGCCCCAGGCGTCGCGGATCTTCGCAATGGAAATCATCAGCGGCGGCGAATGCCTGAGCGAGTACTTCAGCCAGGATTACCGCGCCTGGTTCCAGGGGCGCGCCGCGGTGTTCCAGGCCTGGATCGACGCCGGCAAGATGGACCCGGTGGACCCGGTGCATCTGATCTTCCTGCTGTGGGGCAGCACCCAGCACTATGCCGACTTCGCCACCCAGATCTGCCGTGTCACCGGGCGCAGCAAGCTGACCAAGCAAGATATGGAAGACGCCGGCAACAATCTGATCCGCATCATCCTCAAGGGTTGCGGGCTCAAGCCAGCCTTATAA
- a CDS encoding LysR family transcriptional regulator — translation MSSRRADPLAQVSDFDIRLLRIFRSVVECGGFSAAETVLGIGRSAISQQMSDLEQRLGLRLCQRGRAGFSLTEEGREVYQSALQLLSALESFRTEVNGLHRHLRGELIIGLTDNLVTLPHMRITHALAQLKERGPDVQIQIRMIAPNEVEQGVLDGRLHVGVVPQASALSGLEYQPLYDERSLLYCAVGHPLFYVDDRQLDDRRLNEQDAIAPTFRLPAEIQAHYQALNCTASASDREGMAFLILTGRYIGYLPDHYASLWVQQGRLRALKPGSRFYDLSLASVTRKGRRPHLVLESFLESLAATR, via the coding sequence ATGAGCAGCCGCCGAGCCGACCCGCTGGCACAAGTCAGCGACTTCGATATCCGTCTGTTGCGGATCTTTCGCAGCGTGGTCGAATGTGGAGGCTTCTCGGCTGCGGAAACCGTGCTCGGCATTGGCCGCTCGGCCATCAGCCAGCAGATGAGCGACCTTGAACAACGTCTCGGCCTGCGCCTGTGCCAGCGCGGACGCGCCGGTTTTTCCCTGACCGAAGAAGGCCGCGAGGTGTACCAGTCGGCCCTGCAATTGCTGAGCGCCCTGGAAAGCTTTCGTACCGAGGTCAACGGCCTGCACCGACACCTGCGTGGCGAATTGATCATCGGCCTGACCGACAACCTGGTCACCCTGCCCCACATGCGCATCACTCATGCCCTGGCCCAACTGAAGGAGCGTGGGCCGGACGTGCAGATCCAGATCCGCATGATCGCCCCCAATGAAGTCGAACAGGGCGTGCTCGACGGTCGCCTGCATGTCGGCGTGGTGCCCCAGGCCAGCGCCTTGTCCGGGCTGGAATACCAGCCGCTGTATGACGAGCGCTCGCTGTTGTACTGCGCGGTGGGCCATCCGCTGTTTTATGTGGACGACAGGCAACTGGACGATCGGCGGCTCAACGAGCAGGACGCCATCGCGCCGACCTTCCGCCTGCCGGCCGAGATCCAGGCCCATTACCAGGCGCTCAATTGCACGGCCAGCGCGTCGGACCGCGAGGGCATGGCGTTCCTGATCCTCACGGGACGCTACATCGGTTACCTGCCAGACCATTACGCCAGCCTGTGGGTCCAGCAGGGGCGGTTGCGTGCGCTCAAACCCGGCTCGCGCTTCTACGACCTGAGCCTGGCCTCGGTCACCCGCAAGGGGCGCCGCCCTCACCTGGTGCTGGAAAGCTTCCTGGAAAGCCTGGCGGCCACCCGCTGA